The following DNA comes from Paraburkholderia phytofirmans PsJN.
ACCGGAGTTAGCGCTTTAGCGCTTACTCCGGTCCCATGCAAAGCGGTCGACCGGAGTTAGCGCTTTAGCGCTTTACTCCGGTCCCATGCAAAGCGGTCCCATGCGTCCCCGATGCACCCGTCTCACGACGCAGCCGAAACGTACTCCGTCAACCGGGCCAGCATCGCATCGCATTCGCGCAATTGCGCCACGGTGACGAATTCGTCCGGTTTATGCCCCTGGTCCATGCTGCCGGGTCCGCAGACCACGGTTGGAATGCCCGCCTCATCGAAGAGGCCGCCCTCCGTGCCGAAAGCAACCGTGCCGTACTCGGTAGAGCCGCTGAGCAGCGCCAGAAGACGCGCCGCTTCGCTGTCGGGAGACGTGGCCAATCCCGGATAGGCGGACAGAGATTGAAAGCGGATATCGGTATCGGACTTCACTGCGCGCATCTTCGGCAGCAACTCGGCCTCGGCGTAGATTTGCAACTCATCGGCTACCCGGTTTGCGTCGAAGCCAGGCAACGCGCGCACTTCGAAATCGAACTCGCATTCGGCGGGCACGATGTTGAGCGCACGGCCGCCGTTGATCACGCCCGTTTGCACGGTCGAGAACGGTGGATCGAATCGCGCGTCATGATGTTCGGGCCGCGCCAGCAGCTCGCCGATCTCTTCCAGACGGCCGATCATCCGCGCCGCGTATTGAATGGCGTTGACGCCATAGGGCGCATAAGCCGAATGGCAAGGCGCGCCTTTCACCTGACAGCGCATCGCCAGCTTGCCCTTATGCCCCAGCACCGGCTTGAGTTCAGTCGGCTCGCCGATCAGGCACAGCGCCGGCTTGTGCGCACGCTGCGCCAATTCCGCCAGCATCGGCCGCACTCCGAGGCATCCGACTTCTTCGTCGTACGAAAAAGCGAGGTGCACCGGCAACTTCAATTCGCGCTCGCGCAGCCCGGGCACCGCCGCCAGCACCGAAGCGATATAGCCCTTCATGTCGGCCGCGCCGCGGCCATAGAGCCGCCCGTCGCGCTCAGTGAGACGGAACGCATCGACGGTCCATGCCTGGCCCTCGACGGGCACCACGTCGGTATGGCCGGACAGCACGATGCCGCCGCCCTCACGCGGGCCGATGGTGGCGAACAGATTCGCTTTGCTGCGCTCGGCGTTGTAGAACAACTCGCTCTCGACACCAAGTTCACCGAGGTAACCTCGGATGAAGTCGATCATCTCGAGATTGGAGTCGCGGCTGACCGTGGCGAAGCCGATCAGCCGTTCGAGCAGCGCGCGGCTGGAGCGGTCATTCATTGCCGGGCACTCCGTAGCTCGGCGCGGCGGTCGGATTCGACGCCCGGGTCAGGTAGTCCCGCATCTGCGGCCGGTACGCTTGCCACAGGCCGTCGAGCTGGCCGATGGGGTCGTGATCCGCCCAATCGACCCGCAAATCGACGATCGGCCAGCTCACGTCGCCCACGATCTTGAGCGCCACCGAATGCACGGGCCCTGCTTCGCCGCCCGCGGCAATCGCGGCATGCATGCCCGCGAGCAGTCGATCGGCAAGCGTGCCGCTTGCCTGCTCGAACGCCGGAAGCATGGCTTCGATCACTTCGACGCCCGCGAGCATGTTCCCTGCCGCCACACACTGCTTGCCGGCGACGGCGTGATACGTGCCGAGCGCTTCCTTGCCGCTAAAGAACGCCGTACGGCCTTGCGCATCGATCACGGTGACCTGGCGGTACTCGCTCCACTCGCTCGCGCCGAGCACACGGTCCAATGCCGCGGCGGGATCGATCTGCTCATGCTCCAGCAGATCGAGAATCCGCGGCCCTAGCGCGGGCAGCGTGACGTTTTGCGTCGCTACCGCCCCCACGCCTGCGCGCACCCATGGGCACCGGGCGCCCACCGCGATGCTGGACGAACTGATCGCGATTCCAAGCTGCCCGGTTTCGGGGCAACGTCCGACGATTGAAAATGTCATGTCCCGCTCCTTAGGCTTGCGGCGGCGTCCATCCGTCCGGAACGACCGCAACAACGTCGATCTCCATCAACCACTGCGGCTGACCCAACGCCACCACCACCAGGCCGGTCGAAATAGGAAACACGCCCTTCAACCACTTTCCGACTTCCCGATAGACCGGCTCGCGATAGCGGACGTCGGTCAGGAAGGTCGTCGTCTTGACGATGTGAGACAGGTCGCTGCCTGCTTCTTCCAGCAACTGTTTGACGTTCTTCATCGCCTGCTCGGCCTGAGCGCGCGGATCGCCGATGCCGACCAGGCGGCCGTCGAAGTCCGTGCCCACCTGACCCCGCACATAGACCGTGTTGCCGGCGCGCACGGCCTGGCAAAGATCGTTGTCGAGCGTCTGGTTCGGATACGTGTCCTTCGTGTTGAACATGCGGATACGGGTATGCGTAGGCTGGTTCATCAAAGCACCTGAATGTTAGGAAGAAATGGATCGCGAATTAGACAGGCGTACGTATCAACTCACGCCGATTTCGCTGACTTTGTGGACGCGCGAACCGGTGGAGGTGTTTTCAACGCTTTCCTCGCCGCTGGTCTGTTTCTGCTGTTGCGCGTCGCCGTAATAAGCCGCGTATTTGCGCTGCGTGACGATGTGATCGGCAATGTGTTTCGCGTCGTGCCACACGCCCCAGATGAATGCGGAGCCACGGCGCGACAGCCAGGGCAGACCGAGGAAATAAATGCCCGGCTCTTTCGATACGCCACGCTGATGTTTCGGCTTACCCTTTTCATCGA
Coding sequences within:
- the argE gene encoding acetylornithine deacetylase — protein: MNDRSSRALLERLIGFATVSRDSNLEMIDFIRGYLGELGVESELFYNAERSKANLFATIGPREGGGIVLSGHTDVVPVEGQAWTVDAFRLTERDGRLYGRGAADMKGYIASVLAAVPGLRERELKLPVHLAFSYDEEVGCLGVRPMLAELAQRAHKPALCLIGEPTELKPVLGHKGKLAMRCQVKGAPCHSAYAPYGVNAIQYAARMIGRLEEIGELLARPEHHDARFDPPFSTVQTGVINGGRALNIVPAECEFDFEVRALPGFDANRVADELQIYAEAELLPKMRAVKSDTDIRFQSLSAYPGLATSPDSEAARLLALLSGSTEYGTVAFGTEGGLFDEAGIPTVVCGPGSMDQGHKPDEFVTVAQLRECDAMLARLTEYVSAAS
- a CDS encoding DUF1028 domain-containing protein; translation: MTFSIVGRCPETGQLGIAISSSSIAVGARCPWVRAGVGAVATQNVTLPALGPRILDLLEHEQIDPAAALDRVLGASEWSEYRQVTVIDAQGRTAFFSGKEALGTYHAVAGKQCVAAGNMLAGVEVIEAMLPAFEQASGTLADRLLAGMHAAIAAGGEAGPVHSVALKIVGDVSWPIVDLRVDWADHDPIGQLDGLWQAYRPQMRDYLTRASNPTAAPSYGVPGNE
- a CDS encoding RidA family protein; this encodes MNQPTHTRIRMFNTKDTYPNQTLDNDLCQAVRAGNTVYVRGQVGTDFDGRLVGIGDPRAQAEQAMKNVKQLLEEAGSDLSHIVKTTTFLTDVRYREPVYREVGKWLKGVFPISTGLVVVALGQPQWLMEIDVVAVVPDGWTPPQA